One Defluviimonas aquaemixtae DNA window includes the following coding sequences:
- a CDS encoding murein hydrolase activator EnvC family protein: protein MRRTALCLALLFALAAPGRTQDAAIPAAEDAAADLRAAIDALNAARGSRDRVAALTRTIQAYEAGLAALRDALRRASVREKEILATLEARRGQIGQLLAVMAAMERDPEPLLLFHPDGALGAARSGMILGSVTPALQAEAAGIGAALEELRRLRKLQTETAETLEAGLGAAQAARTALSQAIQDRTDLPRRFLEDPEELTQLVASAESLDAFAAGLSRMETDIGAPMDDFEGAKGTLPLPVRGTALRRAGEADAAGIRRPGIILATQPGALVTAPWPATIRYRGPLLDYGNVMIVEPASGYLLVLAGLGTVFGETGDVLEAGAPVGLMGGATEAKAASAEPIVAGAEETGVAGRTETLYMELRQGKTPVDPGPWFATTKED from the coding sequence ATGAGACGGACCGCCCTTTGCCTCGCGCTTCTCTTCGCCCTTGCCGCCCCGGGGCGGACCCAGGACGCCGCCATCCCGGCAGCCGAGGACGCGGCGGCCGATCTGCGCGCGGCAATCGACGCGCTCAATGCCGCACGAGGGTCGCGCGACCGGGTGGCCGCGCTCACGCGCACAATCCAGGCTTACGAGGCGGGGCTCGCCGCGCTTCGCGACGCGCTCCGCCGCGCCTCGGTGCGCGAAAAGGAAATCCTTGCCACGCTCGAAGCGCGGCGCGGGCAGATCGGCCAGCTTCTCGCCGTCATGGCGGCGATGGAGCGCGACCCCGAGCCGCTTCTCCTCTTCCACCCCGACGGCGCGCTGGGCGCGGCGCGTTCGGGCATGATCCTCGGCTCGGTGACGCCTGCGCTTCAGGCCGAGGCCGCCGGGATCGGCGCGGCGCTGGAAGAGTTGCGACGGCTCCGCAAGCTTCAGACGGAAACCGCCGAGACGCTCGAAGCCGGGCTTGGCGCCGCGCAGGCGGCGCGCACCGCCTTGTCCCAGGCGATCCAGGACCGCACCGATCTGCCCCGGCGATTCCTCGAAGACCCCGAAGAGCTGACCCAGCTCGTGGCCAGCGCCGAAAGCCTCGACGCCTTCGCCGCCGGACTGTCGCGGATGGAGACCGACATCGGCGCACCGATGGATGATTTCGAGGGCGCGAAGGGCACGCTTCCGCTGCCGGTCCGCGGCACCGCCCTCAGGCGCGCGGGCGAAGCCGATGCCGCCGGCATCCGCCGACCCGGCATTATTCTGGCAACGCAGCCGGGCGCCTTGGTCACCGCACCCTGGCCTGCGACGATCCGCTACAGGGGTCCGCTTCTCGACTACGGAAATGTGATGATCGTAGAGCCTGCTTCGGGCTATCTTCTGGTCCTGGCGGGTCTTGGCACCGTGTTCGGCGAAACCGGCGACGTGCTCGAGGCCGGGGCGCCCGTCGGATTGATGGGTGGTGCGACCGAGGCAAAGGCCGCCTCGGCTGAGCCGATCGTCGCCGGCGCGGAGGAAACGGGTGTCGCAGGACGCACCGAAACACTCTATATGGAACTCAGACAGGGCAAGACGCCGGTCGATCCCGGCCCCTGGTTCGCAACGACAAAGGAAGACTGA
- the gpmI gene encoding 2,3-bisphosphoglycerate-independent phosphoglycerate mutase, translating to MTAPKPVVLCILDGWGLRAETEANAVALADTPNFDRIMATCPHAQLVTHGPDVGLPSGQMGNSEVGHTNIGAGRVVAMDLGQIDLAIEDKSFFSNCAISAFIQSLKADGGTAHLMGVISDGGVHGHIDHVIAACELIAGAGVPVALHAVTDGRDVPPKSAGRFIADLEKRLPDGARVATLSGRYFAMDRDKRWDRVERAYDVIVEAKGDSADSASNAIEAAYERGETDEFIRPTVIGDYSGAKDGDGFFCLSFRADRARQILLAVGEDDFDGFDRGQRPHWAALLGMVDYSKTHDAFMAAAYPKRPVVNTLGAWVAGHGLKQFRLAETEKYPHVTFFLNGGKEVPAEGEDRHMAPSPKVATYDLQPEMSAPEVTDKLVEAIGRGYDLIVVNYANPDMVGHTGILDAAIAAVEEVDRGLGRAVAALEKAGGAMIVTADHGNCETMVDPETGGPHTAHTTNPVPVALVGGPKGATLRNGRLADLAPTLLDLMGLDLPPEMTGRTLIGQG from the coding sequence ATGACCGCTCCCAAACCCGTCGTGCTGTGTATACTCGACGGCTGGGGCTTGCGCGCCGAAACCGAGGCGAACGCCGTCGCGCTAGCCGACACCCCGAACTTCGACCGGATCATGGCGACCTGCCCACATGCCCAGCTCGTCACGCACGGGCCGGATGTCGGGCTGCCCTCCGGCCAGATGGGCAATTCCGAGGTCGGGCACACCAATATCGGCGCGGGGCGCGTCGTGGCGATGGATCTCGGCCAGATCGACCTCGCGATTGAGGACAAGAGCTTCTTCTCGAACTGCGCGATCTCGGCCTTCATCCAGTCTCTGAAGGCGGACGGCGGAACCGCGCATCTGATGGGCGTGATCTCCGACGGTGGCGTGCATGGCCACATCGACCACGTGATCGCCGCCTGCGAGCTGATCGCGGGCGCGGGCGTGCCGGTCGCGCTGCACGCTGTAACGGACGGGCGCGACGTGCCGCCGAAATCGGCCGGCAGATTCATCGCGGACCTCGAAAAACGTCTGCCCGACGGCGCCCGCGTCGCCACTCTCAGCGGGCGTTACTTCGCAATGGATCGCGACAAGCGCTGGGACCGCGTGGAGCGTGCCTATGACGTGATCGTCGAGGCCAAGGGCGACAGCGCGGACAGCGCCTCCAACGCCATTGAAGCGGCCTACGAACGCGGCGAGACCGACGAGTTCATCCGGCCCACGGTGATCGGCGACTATTCGGGCGCTAAGGACGGCGACGGCTTCTTCTGCCTCAGCTTCCGCGCCGACCGCGCGCGGCAGATCCTGCTTGCGGTCGGCGAGGACGACTTCGACGGCTTCGACCGGGGCCAGCGCCCACACTGGGCTGCCCTTCTCGGCATGGTCGACTATTCCAAGACCCACGACGCCTTCATGGCGGCCGCGTATCCCAAACGCCCCGTCGTCAACACGCTGGGCGCCTGGGTCGCGGGCCACGGACTGAAGCAGTTCCGCCTCGCCGAGACGGAGAAATACCCCCATGTCACGTTCTTCCTGAATGGCGGTAAGGAGGTGCCGGCGGAAGGCGAGGACCGCCACATGGCCCCGTCACCCAAGGTCGCGACCTATGACCTTCAGCCGGAAATGTCGGCCCCCGAAGTGACCGACAAGCTCGTCGAAGCGATCGGCCGCGGCTACGACCTTATCGTTGTCAACTACGCCAATCCCGACATGGTCGGGCATACCGGCATCCTCGACGCCGCCATCGCGGCGGTCGAGGAAGTCGACCGCGGCCTCGGCCGGGCCGTGGCGGCGCTCGAAAAGGCCGGCGGCGCGATGATCGTGACCGCCGATCATGGCAACTGCGAAACCATGGTCGACCCTGAAACCGGCGGTCCGCACACGGCGCACACGACGAACCCCGTCCCGGTCGCGCTGGTGGGCGGGCCCAAGGGCGCGACTCTCAGGAACGGCCGCCTTGCCGATCTCGCGCCGACGCTGCTCGACCTCATGGGGCTCGACCTGCCGCCCGAGATGACGGGCCGCACGCTGATCGGGCAGGGATGA
- a CDS encoding GFA family protein: MSEQHEGGCLCGATRYVFSGAPRFAIRCYCRDCQRVSGGGHAPQIAVGRDGLTVTGALKIHRRTAESGSDLEFGFCGECGSPLTKSTSRAPEIAFLYVGSLDNPAIVAEFKPVFEAARQPWDQG, from the coding sequence ATGAGTGAACAGCACGAAGGTGGCTGCCTCTGCGGCGCGACACGCTATGTCTTCAGCGGCGCGCCGCGGTTCGCGATACGCTGCTATTGCCGCGACTGCCAGCGTGTCTCGGGCGGTGGGCATGCGCCGCAGATCGCGGTCGGGCGCGACGGGCTGACCGTGACGGGGGCGCTGAAGATCCATCGCCGGACGGCCGAATCCGGCAGCGACCTCGAATTCGGCTTCTGCGGCGAATGCGGCTCGCCCCTGACAAAATCCACCAGCCGCGCGCCCGAGATCGCCTTTCTCTATGTCGGCTCGCTCGACAACCCCGCGATCGTGGCCGAGTTCAAGCCGGTGTTCGAGGCCGCTCGCCAGCCATGGGACCAAGGGTAG
- the rlmH gene encoding 23S rRNA (pseudouridine(1915)-N(3))-methyltransferase RlmH — protein sequence MRVHICAVGRLRAGPERALIDDYLARFDRTGRALGLGPAAVHEVEDKKGGGIEAEAALLTRALPSGAVTLALDERGRMMSSPDFAALLGRWRDAGRQDAAFVIGGADGLAPALRDAADQAVSLGPMVWPHMLVRVMLAEQLYRAASILAGAPYHRA from the coding sequence ATGCGGGTGCATATCTGCGCGGTGGGCCGGCTGAGGGCCGGCCCGGAACGCGCGCTTATCGACGACTATCTCGCACGCTTCGACCGCACCGGCCGGGCCTTGGGGCTCGGCCCCGCAGCGGTGCACGAGGTCGAGGACAAGAAGGGTGGCGGCATTGAAGCGGAGGCCGCGCTTCTCACCCGCGCCCTGCCTTCGGGCGCGGTCACGCTCGCACTCGACGAACGCGGACGGATGATGTCCTCGCCGGACTTCGCCGCGCTGCTCGGTCGCTGGCGCGATGCCGGGCGGCAGGACGCGGCCTTCGTGATCGGTGGCGCGGACGGGCTCGCGCCCGCGCTTCGCGACGCGGCGGATCAGGCGGTCTCGCTCGGGCCGATGGTCTGGCCGCACATGCTCGTCCGTGTCATGCTCGCCGAGCAGCTCTACCGTGCTGCCTCGATCCTTGCCGGCGCGCCCTATCACCGGGCCTGA
- the rsfS gene encoding ribosome silencing factor: MTAKPDQVSSDELLARILSSLEDDKAEDVVVIDLRGRSSVADHMVICSGRSSRQVSAIAEKLTERLKSEFGRICKIEGKDQGDWVLIDASDVVVHVFRPEVRDFYQLEKMWLPSGAGASARTV, from the coding sequence ATGACGGCGAAGCCCGACCAGGTTTCCAGCGACGAGTTGCTCGCGCGGATCCTATCCTCTCTCGAAGACGACAAAGCCGAGGACGTGGTGGTTATTGACCTACGCGGGCGGTCGTCCGTCGCCGATCACATGGTGATCTGCTCGGGCCGCTCCTCACGCCAGGTCAGCGCGATCGCCGAAAAGCTGACCGAGCGGCTGAAGTCGGAGTTCGGGCGCATCTGCAAGATCGAGGGCAAGGACCAGGGCGACTGGGTCCTGATCGACGCCTCCGACGTGGTCGTCCATGTCTTCCGCCCGGAAGTGCGCGACTTCTACCAGCTCGAGAAGATGTGGCTGCCGTCGGGCGCGGGCGCGTCGGCCCGGACGGTCTGA
- a CDS encoding mechanosensitive ion channel family protein has protein sequence MESELQTVLSALEGLWRTIRLNLGLLTLPVQLYQVAVLLGCAALAWLIMRWLGPRFEEWIRTLSGRPKWQLRWLVVLRNRLSLAIFALLAWAGSGSFAYMFTFPSRRYLLTLVATIATAWFFIRLAAQLVKNRFLRRIVIWGLTIYATLYYIGYLDETTAFLDGVAIEFGDFRLTLLAILKAIIVTGLLFFGARLLSQTASRRISTNQDISPSMRVLTVKFLQIVLYSAAFFIGLKAVGFDLTGLAVLSGAIGVGLGFGLQKVVSNLVSGVIILLDKSIKPGDVISLGDTFGWIEALGARYVSVVTRDGKEYLIPNEDLITGQVVNWSHSNEFVRLDIFFGTAYGDDPHKVRKIAIEAAQSVNRVLSFKAPVCHITGFGDSSVDYILRFWIRDPTEGLTNIRGNVYLALWDAFQEHGISIPFPQREVKMLPGSVLETAKGG, from the coding sequence ATGGAAAGCGAACTCCAGACCGTATTGAGTGCCCTGGAAGGGCTCTGGCGGACGATCCGGCTCAATCTCGGGCTCCTGACCCTGCCGGTTCAGCTCTACCAGGTCGCGGTCCTTCTCGGCTGCGCCGCGCTCGCCTGGCTGATCATGCGGTGGCTCGGCCCACGCTTCGAGGAGTGGATCAGGACGCTCTCCGGCCGGCCGAAATGGCAGCTCCGCTGGCTAGTCGTGCTGCGCAACCGCTTGTCGCTCGCCATCTTCGCGCTTCTCGCCTGGGCAGGGTCGGGCAGCTTCGCATATATGTTCACGTTTCCGTCCCGGCGCTACCTCCTGACGCTCGTCGCCACGATCGCGACCGCCTGGTTCTTCATCCGCCTCGCCGCGCAGCTCGTGAAGAACCGCTTCCTCAGGCGCATCGTGATCTGGGGCCTCACGATCTATGCGACGCTCTATTACATAGGCTATCTCGACGAGACGACGGCCTTCCTCGACGGCGTCGCGATAGAGTTCGGCGACTTCCGGCTGACGCTTCTGGCGATCCTCAAGGCGATCATCGTCACCGGGCTTCTCTTCTTCGGCGCGCGGCTGCTGTCGCAGACCGCGTCGCGCCGGATCAGCACGAACCAGGACATCAGCCCCTCGATGCGGGTGCTGACGGTCAAGTTCCTGCAGATCGTGCTTTATTCGGCTGCCTTCTTCATCGGGCTGAAGGCGGTGGGCTTCGACCTGACGGGGCTTGCGGTGCTCTCCGGCGCCATCGGCGTCGGCCTCGGCTTCGGCCTGCAGAAGGTCGTGTCGAACCTCGTCTCGGGAGTCATCATTCTCCTCGACAAGTCGATCAAGCCGGGCGACGTGATCTCGCTCGGCGATACGTTCGGCTGGATCGAGGCGCTGGGCGCCCGCTACGTCTCAGTCGTCACGCGGGACGGCAAGGAATATCTCATCCCGAACGAGGACCTGATCACCGGCCAGGTGGTGAACTGGTCGCACTCGAACGAATTCGTGCGGCTCGACATCTTCTTCGGCACCGCCTATGGCGACGATCCCCACAAGGTCAGGAAGATCGCGATCGAGGCGGCGCAGAGCGTCAACCGGGTCCTGAGCTTCAAGGCCCCGGTCTGCCACATCACCGGCTTCGGCGACAGTTCGGTCGACTACATCCTGCGCTTCTGGATCCGCGACCCGACCGAGGGGCTGACCAATATCCGCGGCAACGTCTATCTGGCGCTCTGGGACGCGTTCCAGGAACACGGGATCTCGATCCCCTTCCCGCAGCGCGAGGTCAAGATGCTTCCCGGCTCGGTTCTCGAGACGGCAAAGGGCGGGTAG
- a CDS encoding lipocalin-like domain-containing protein — protein sequence MADETALIGSWRMISWTRTSVASGEVSDALGPDPVGYIAYHADGRMMATVFARKRPRVDDGRLGGPQKAELFDTMLAYVASYTLEADRVVHHVEAAWNPAWEIDLSRPFTLDGDRLVISGAPGTDPATGEEVVYRMEFRKV from the coding sequence ATGGCGGACGAAACCGCGCTGATTGGGTCGTGGCGCATGATATCGTGGACTCGAACTTCCGTCGCGAGCGGCGAGGTCTCGGACGCGCTCGGTCCCGACCCGGTGGGCTACATCGCCTACCACGCCGATGGCCGGATGATGGCGACCGTGTTCGCGCGCAAGCGCCCCCGCGTCGACGACGGACGCTTGGGCGGTCCGCAGAAAGCGGAGCTCTTCGACACCATGCTCGCCTACGTCGCCTCCTATACGCTCGAGGCGGACCGTGTGGTGCACCATGTAGAGGCGGCGTGGAATCCGGCCTGGGAGATCGACCTGTCGCGCCCCTTCACGCTCGACGGCGACCGGCTGGTGATCAGCGGTGCGCCCGGCACCGATCCCGCAACCGGCGAGGAGGTCGTCTACCGGATGGAGTTCCGCAAGGTCTGA
- the leuC gene encoding 3-isopropylmalate dehydratase large subunit, which yields MSPKTLYDKIWDAHVVDEQDDGTCLLYIDRHLVHEVTSPQAFEGLRMAGRGVRAPEKTIAVPDHNVPTTLDREKGIENEESRIQVEALDKNARDFGINYYPVNDIRQGIVHIVGPEQGWTLPGMTVVCGDSHTATHGAFGALAHGIGTSEVEHVLATQTLIQRKGKNMKVEITGRLRPGVTAKDITLSVIGATGTAGGTGYVIEYCGEAIRDLSMEGRMTVCNMAIEGGARAGLIAPDEVTFEYVKGRPHAPKGAQWEAAMAWWKTLSSDDGAHWDKVVTLKGEDIAPVVTWGTSPEDVLPITGVVPAPEDFKGGKVEAAARSLDYMGLKPGTPLKDIKIDTVFIGSCTNGRIEDLRAAAAILKGKRVKEGMRAMVVPGSGLVRAQAEEEGLAQIFIDAGFEWRLAGCSMCLAMNPDQLSPGERCAATSNRNFEGRQGRGGRTHLMSPAMAAAAAVTGHLTDVREMM from the coding sequence ATGTCCCCCAAGACCCTATATGACAAGATCTGGGACGCCCATGTCGTCGACGAACAGGACGATGGGACCTGCCTTCTCTATATCGACCGTCACCTGGTCCACGAGGTAACGTCGCCCCAGGCGTTCGAAGGGCTGCGCATGGCTGGACGCGGCGTTCGCGCCCCGGAAAAGACCATCGCGGTGCCCGACCACAACGTGCCGACGACGCTCGACCGCGAGAAGGGAATCGAGAACGAGGAAAGCCGCATCCAAGTCGAGGCGCTCGACAAGAACGCGAGGGATTTCGGCATCAACTACTACCCGGTTAACGATATCCGGCAGGGCATCGTCCACATCGTCGGACCGGAACAGGGCTGGACGCTGCCAGGCATGACAGTCGTTTGCGGTGACTCGCACACCGCGACCCACGGCGCGTTCGGGGCGCTCGCGCACGGGATCGGGACATCCGAGGTCGAGCACGTGCTCGCCACCCAGACGCTGATCCAGCGCAAGGGCAAGAACATGAAGGTCGAGATCACCGGTCGCTTACGCCCCGGCGTAACCGCCAAGGACATCACGCTCAGCGTGATCGGCGCAACCGGCACGGCGGGCGGCACGGGCTATGTCATCGAGTATTGCGGCGAGGCGATCCGCGATCTGTCGATGGAAGGCCGCATGACCGTCTGCAACATGGCGATCGAGGGCGGCGCGCGCGCGGGGCTGATCGCGCCGGACGAGGTGACGTTCGAGTATGTGAAAGGCCGGCCCCACGCGCCGAAGGGCGCGCAGTGGGAAGCCGCGATGGCCTGGTGGAAGACGCTGAGTTCCGACGACGGCGCGCACTGGGACAAGGTGGTGACGCTGAAGGGCGAGGATATCGCGCCCGTCGTGACGTGGGGCACTTCGCCAGAGGACGTTCTGCCGATCACCGGTGTCGTGCCCGCGCCGGAGGATTTCAAAGGCGGCAAGGTAGAGGCGGCGGCAAGGTCGCTCGACTATATGGGACTGAAGCCCGGCACGCCCCTCAAGGACATCAAGATCGACACCGTCTTCATCGGTTCCTGCACCAACGGACGGATCGAAGATCTGCGGGCCGCCGCGGCGATCCTGAAGGGGAAAAGGGTCAAGGAGGGAATGCGCGCGATGGTTGTGCCGGGTTCCGGCCTCGTCCGGGCCCAGGCCGAGGAAGAGGGCCTCGCGCAGATCTTCATCGACGCGGGCTTCGAATGGCGGCTCGCGGGCTGTTCCATGTGCCTTGCGATGAACCCCGATCAGCTTTCGCCGGGCGAGCGCTGCGCGGCGACTTCGAACCGCAACTTCGAGGGCCGTCAGGGCCGGGGCGGACGCACCCACCTGATGAGCCCCGCAATGGCGGCGGCGGCGGCGGTCACGGGGCACCTGACCGACGTGCGGGAAATGATGTAG
- a CDS encoding patatin-like phospholipase family protein, whose amino-acid sequence MTFRLLSCDGGGIRGYMSSLIIEALNKQTGGKLLGSADGFAGTSTGGLITVALADARTQGQDMPDRIKEIVEIYRCDADRIFTENDRGLFSRIEEMLLRLFGHQGGPGVLECQYTANGLVSVAHDLVGDRTSGSIDPALVLAVNSAALEVPKGQVLKGTRG is encoded by the coding sequence ATGACGTTCCGGCTCCTGTCCTGCGACGGCGGCGGCATTCGCGGTTACATGTCCAGTCTGATCATCGAAGCCCTGAACAAGCAGACGGGCGGCAAGCTGCTGGGGAGTGCGGACGGATTTGCCGGTACCTCCACGGGTGGACTTATCACGGTCGCGCTGGCCGATGCACGAACGCAAGGGCAGGACATGCCTGACCGGATAAAGGAGATCGTCGAAATCTACCGATGTGACGCGGACAGGATATTCACCGAGAACGACCGGGGACTGTTCAGCCGGATCGAGGAAATGCTTCTGCGGCTGTTCGGACACCAGGGCGGCCCCGGCGTCCTTGAATGCCAATACACGGCAAACGGGCTGGTGTCGGTGGCGCATGATCTTGTCGGTGACCGTACCTCAGGCTCGATAGATCCCGCGCTTGTGCTGGCGGTCAATTCGGCCGCGCTGGAAGTGCCCAAAGGCCAGGTGCTGAAAGGCACGCGGGGATGA
- a CDS encoding patatin-like phospholipase family protein has translation MTFTNQQVDTGPGKGMAHIALKDVALATSAAPSCFPPHQIVAQEGGAAVNYGFFADGGTFANNPIMNAIEVALANNKISSSHETSAISIGIGDMPIGVPGTAVGDPLQWGFFEWIGLGSKAPYAALLELSLGLSAGNDTRIAGAILGQNIVRLNPKLSQSVALDGRTADDYKVMLDAVQPWIDYDPSRDAGNPDLEVWRRALALVNGW, from the coding sequence GTGACGTTCACCAACCAGCAGGTCGACACCGGGCCTGGCAAGGGCATGGCGCATATCGCGCTGAAGGACGTGGCGCTGGCGACATCGGCGGCGCCGTCGTGTTTCCCGCCGCACCAGATCGTCGCGCAAGAGGGCGGGGCAGCGGTGAATTACGGGTTCTTCGCCGATGGCGGGACGTTTGCGAACAATCCGATCATGAATGCCATCGAGGTCGCGCTGGCCAACAACAAGATCTCCTCCAGTCACGAGACCTCGGCCATCTCAATCGGCATCGGCGACATGCCGATCGGGGTTCCTGGCACCGCGGTCGGCGATCCGCTTCAATGGGGGTTCTTCGAATGGATCGGGCTCGGCTCCAAGGCGCCCTACGCCGCGCTTCTGGAATTGTCGCTGGGTCTGTCTGCCGGCAATGACACCCGTATCGCTGGCGCCATTCTCGGACAGAACATCGTGCGGCTGAATCCAAAGCTCTCGCAATCGGTTGCGCTGGATGGGCGTACTGCCGATGATTACAAGGTGATGCTGGACGCCGTTCAGCCCTGGATCGACTACGATCCCAGCCGCGACGCAGGCAATCCCGACCTGGAGGTCTGGCGCCGCGCGCTGGCACTTGTGAACGGCTGGTGA
- the leuD gene encoding 3-isopropylmalate dehydratase small subunit: MDKFTALTGIAAPMPLVNIDTDMIIPKQFLKTIKRSGLGVNLFDEMRYAQDGKEIPDFVLNQPAYRNAEILVAGDNFGCGSSREHAPWALLDFGIRCVISTSFADIFYNNCFKNGILPIVLPQDAVDVLMDDARKGANARMTVDLESQTVTTSEGQSFGFDVDPFRKHCLMNGLDDIGLTLEKVAAIDTFETAAAQARPWV; encoded by the coding sequence ATGGACAAGTTCACAGCCCTCACCGGGATCGCGGCGCCGATGCCTCTGGTCAATATCGACACCGACATGATCATCCCCAAGCAATTCCTGAAGACGATCAAACGGTCCGGCCTCGGCGTGAATCTCTTTGACGAGATGCGCTATGCGCAGGATGGCAAGGAGATTCCGGATTTCGTGCTGAACCAGCCCGCCTACCGGAACGCCGAGATTCTTGTCGCGGGCGATAACTTTGGTTGCGGGTCAAGCCGCGAGCACGCGCCCTGGGCGCTTCTCGATTTCGGCATCCGTTGCGTCATCTCTACGAGCTTCGCGGACATCTTCTACAACAACTGCTTCAAGAACGGCATCCTGCCTATCGTTCTACCGCAGGATGCAGTCGACGTTCTGATGGACGATGCGCGGAAAGGTGCCAATGCGCGGATGACAGTCGATCTCGAATCACAAACCGTGACGACCTCGGAAGGGCAGTCCTTCGGCTTCGACGTTGACCCGTTCCGCAAGCATTGCCTTATGAACGGGCTTGACGACATCGGGCTCACGCTCGAAAAAGTGGCCGCGATTGACACGTTCGAAACGGCCGCAGCGCAGGCGCGTCCTTGGGTTTAA
- a CDS encoding endonuclease/exonuclease/phosphatase family protein: protein MAETLKIATFNAELSRKGPGLLLRDILSGKDPQVEAAAGVIARAAPDALLLTGFDYDLDLVALNAFAQRIEARGLSYDHLFAFRPNRGRVTEVDLDGDGRRGGPGDAQGWGRFAGAEGMAILSRLPVLEADATDYSDLLWRELPGSLIDGAELSAEAAAVQRLSTTGHWTVPIALPDGQSVTLFAWYATPPVFDGPEDRNGRRNRDETAFWLRLLDGALPYPAPERPFVILGDANLDPVDGDGRPDGLAALLADPRVQDPAPASRGGRAASVAQGGVNARHGGDPARDTADWPDDDGPGNLRVDYVLPSAGLRVTDSGVWWPEPGSEAAEEAEAASRHRLVWVEVELP, encoded by the coding sequence GTGGCCGAGACGCTCAAGATCGCCACCTTCAATGCCGAACTGTCGCGCAAAGGGCCAGGGCTCTTGTTGCGCGACATCCTGTCGGGCAAGGACCCGCAGGTCGAGGCGGCGGCGGGCGTGATCGCGCGGGCAGCGCCGGACGCCCTGCTTCTCACCGGCTTCGACTACGATCTGGATCTTGTGGCGCTGAACGCCTTTGCCCAGCGGATAGAGGCGCGTGGACTCAGCTATGACCATCTGTTCGCGTTCCGCCCCAACCGGGGCCGCGTGACCGAGGTCGATCTCGACGGCGACGGGCGGAGGGGCGGGCCGGGGGACGCGCAAGGCTGGGGTCGGTTCGCCGGCGCGGAAGGGATGGCGATCCTGTCGCGGCTGCCGGTGCTCGAGGCTGACGCCACGGACTATTCGGATCTCCTGTGGCGGGAGCTGCCCGGCAGCCTCATCGACGGGGCCGAGCTGAGCGCCGAGGCGGCGGCGGTCCAGCGCCTGTCTACGACGGGCCATTGGACGGTGCCCATCGCTCTGCCGGACGGGCAGAGTGTCACGCTCTTCGCCTGGTACGCGACGCCGCCGGTCTTCGACGGTCCGGAGGATCGGAACGGCCGCCGGAACCGCGACGAGACGGCGTTCTGGCTCAGGCTTCTGGACGGGGCGCTGCCCTATCCCGCACCCGAGCGGCCTTTCGTGATCCTCGGCGACGCAAATCTCGATCCGGTCGACGGGGACGGGCGACCCGATGGTCTGGCGGCGCTGCTGGCCGATCCGAGAGTGCAGGATCCCGCACCGGCAAGCAGGGGCGGGCGGGCCGCGTCGGTGGCGCAGGGCGGGGTCAATGCCAGGCATGGCGGCGATCCCGCCCGAGACACGGCCGACTGGCCGGACGACGATGGGCCGGGGAACCTGCGCGTGGACTACGTCCTGCCGTCCGCAGGGCTGCGGGTGACGGATTCGGGTGTCTGGTGGCCCGAACCGGGAAGCGAGGCGGCAGAGGAGGCCGAGGCGGCCTCACGCCACCGCCTGGTCTGGGTCGAGGTCGAGTTGCCCTGA